A stretch of DNA from Candidatus Nomurabacteria bacterium:
TCCCTCTACAGATGAAAACCAGTCAGTATATTTAGATGTAGACTATCCTAATGTTGAAAAAGAATTAAATCGCTGGTTACCCTTAGTTAAGTGGTTATTGGCTATTCCGCATTACGTAGTTTTAATATTTTTATTAATCGGTGTATTCTTCTCAACCTTAATTGCCTGGTTTGTAATACTATTTACCGGTAGATACCCTAGGGGTTTATTTGATTATGTAGTGGGGGTAGGACGGTGGATAATGCGCGTAAATGCCTATGCCTTTTTATTAACAACTGACGAGTATCCTCCATTCAGTTTGAAATAACTAAAATAAAAAGGATTATACTTTAATTATGGCAAAAGCAAGTAGTGGCTCTAGTGGAGCAGTTTACGGACTAGGTGTAATCGGTGCTCTTGTTTATTTTATGCAAGCAGCAACAAGTTTTGGTGATGTAATTTCGGGCATATTTAAGGCACTAGTTTGGCCGGCCTATGTTGTGTTTAAGTTCTTAGAGCTATTTTATGGGAAAGTTTAAAGCATAGCATTTATGAATTCTCACGAATTGAACAAGATAGTTAATACTCCTGAACTTGACGTTGTAAGAGTTGTTTCTTTAAGGAATAACTCAAGTGAGGTTTTGTTAGTGCAAGAAGTTGATGATATCAACTGGAAGCTCCCAGGTGGAAAAATACATGAGGCTGAGACAATATTTGAAGCTTTTGAAAGAGAGATTGAAGAGGAGCTTGGATTTAAACCCACTCGAGAAATGATTGTTAACTACGTATCTGCTAATATTCCAGACAGTGAAAATATCAGACATATTTTTTTAATTAACGAAGTTGATGAGAGTTCAATAATACAGACAGAAGAGGTGGCAGAAGCTAGATATTTTAATCTTGAGGAGCTGCCTGAAACTAAGTTCTCTGGTCATATTTCATCTGCAGTCAAACTAATCATTAAATAATAAGCTATCATTTTTGTTATAATCAGCTAAAAATAGCCCCTTATTTGCCGCCTTAGCTCAGTGGTAGAGCGCATCCATGGTAAGGATGAGGTCACGAGTTCAATCCTCGTAGGCGGCTCCAATTTGAATTTTTATAGAAGTAGTAGAAAATGGGCTTCTGATCTGTTATAATAGAGTATTAAAGCTTAAAAAATTATTAAAGATGGCAAAGAAGAGTAAAGGTAAGAAGTCTAGTAAAAGAAAGATTGTTGGTTTAGTCTGTGAAGAAAGCGGACACCGACATTACTACACTACTAAAGGACCGAATGTAACTGAAAAACTTAGGCTACGTAAATATAACCCCGTTCTTAGAAAAATGACCTGGTACTTAGAGACCAAAAAGAACTTAGGTCGTAACGAAGCTCCTAAGCGATAATAAGTAAAGACTCTCTAGCTAGAGAGTTTTTACTTACAAATATCGATTACGTCAGATAGATCAACTTCTTTTCTGAGTGCTTTTATTAGCCCATCTTCTCTTTTGCTCATCATTCCGGACTGTAGAGCAAGACGATTTAATGTCTCAGCTGAGAGATTAGTGTTTCTGGCAAAAGTTCTTTTGAGGTAATCGTTTAGTTTAAGTACTTCAACTAAATTCGTCACTCCGCCATATTCTGATACTACTGGGAGTTCTAGATGTAATAACTCTTCTGGACTTTTGATACCAGCATGTGAGTATATTATCTTCCAAGACTCTGGTAATTCTAAGCCAAAAAAGTTTTCTAATTGAGAGATTATACTATTGTCTAGCTGATGATTCCCATTTGAGCTGGCAATTGTCTGGATTGGTGAAATAGATGCTACCGTTTTTAACTCAAGTAAAAATTCATTTTTTACATCTTCAGGAATTAAGTTTATTACTCTTTTTAGAGATCCAGCGACTGATCCCTCTGACATAGCTATAACTACTAATTTTCCAGATACAGAAAGCTCATGTGCAATTTCTAGAGTATCTTTTGTGAGTACATCGACTAAGCAAACTACCCGAGGGTTAGAAGTTATTACTTGCTCTATAAACTTTTTAGTTAAAGAACTAACTTTTGTAAATATTCTATCGTGATTTTTAACCTCGGGTAGATTCATATAACTAGAATCAAAACTTACTGATGCGATATTGTTTTGTTGTTTTAAATAGTTTAGACATGAGTTTATTAAAACTCTAAGATTATACGAATCTTTTGAGTCTATTAAAATAATTCCTTTTCTATAATCTAGTACTTCTTCAAGATCTTCTAATGATTTACCCCAAAAACCGCTATCCTCTAGGGTTTTATGAGATGAGTTAGAGCTTAAGTTGATAATTAAATGGGAATTACCGTCTTCAATGTTTTGAATGTAAGTTAAATTTAATTTTTGACTATCAATACTTAAACTAGCAGTTTGGACTGGGTTTAAGTCTGATTTTTCTAGATTAGATGAGGTTTTAATAAAATCTAGTAATTCTTCTAGAATATTATTATTAAAGTTTTTGCCTGTTGGTTGTAGCTTACTGGATATCTCAAAAAAGCAGCCGTATGATTTATTGTTTGAATAGATATGAATAGAAGAGGCATCAGCTTTTTGGGATGTACTAATTAAGTTTAATATTAGAGCTTCAATAGGATCAGAAGATACTACTCTTTTAGATCCTAAAGAAGTTTCAGACTGATTTGTATTATTTTTTTTGCCCACCAAAATAGATTTTTTCTCCACGTTATTACTATATAGTTTAATACTTGTCACCCATGGGTTGCAACAGGGTAGAGATTATTGGTATAATCAAGAAACAAAGTTTTTTAAAAGTCCTGAGCTTGCTAAAGGATAATAAAAAAATAAATATCTTATATAAAAAAGAAGAGTTAAGAAGATGAACCAAAAAGTATTAGAAGTTGCCAATAAATTTAAAAAACATGCTGTTGTGGATGTTAGAACTGGTGACGTTGTTAGGGTCAGCCAAAGGATTAAAGAAGGCTCAAAAGAGCGTGTCCAGGTTTTTGAAGGTCTAGTTATTCGAGTTAGAAACAAGAATGGAATTGCAAACTCAATTCTAGTAAGAAAACTCGCTAGTGGAGTCTGGGTCGAAAAAGGCTTTATGCTAAATGCTCCTAGTGTAGAAAAAGTAGAGGTTGTTAGACGTCAAAAAGTTAGAAGAAACTACCTAACTTATATGCGTGAGCGCGCTGGTAAGAATACTCGTCTCAAGAGCGCCACTAAGTTCGATCACACCGCTGTAAATACTCTGCCAGAGAAGCCAGTAGAAAAAGTTGAGGAGCCAAAAGAGGAAGTGAACTAAAATAATGAATTTCCACGATATTTTAGAAACTGGAGATTATCAAAATGGTATCGTTAATACTGTTATCGAGATTCCTAAAGGTAGTGTTTTAAAGCTTGAGTACGAAGCTGAGAGAGGGTGCTTCTTTGTGGATAGAGTTGAGCCGAGTATTTTTCCTAAACCAGCCAACTATGGTTTTATCCCAAAGACCCTTGATGAGGACGGAGATGCCCTTGATACTTTAGTTGTCACAGTAGAACCTGTCCCAACTGGTGCTGTTATGGAAGTTAAGATTCTAGGAGTACTTAACTTCGAAGACGATGGAGAGATGGACTACAAGATTATTTGTGTAGCAAGTGATGATAGAACTGAGAATAAGAGGTTAGAATCTCTTGATGATCTTGGTGAACAATGGAAGAAGGAGGTTGAATTCCATTTTAACCACTATAAAGACCTAAAGAAACCAGGTACAACAAAAGTTTTAGGTTACGGAGATGCTGAAGAAGCAAAAAAAATAATTGCTGAGAGCATCGAACGCTGGAACAATAAGTAACTCTACTTGCATAATATAATACTAATATGATATAATAATAGTATTATGAGTAACCAAGAATTCTATCCATACATAAAGGCACCTGGTGTAGTACAAGATATAGGAGATAATGAACACGCTATTATAAGTAGACCTGTCCCAAAAAAAGGGGAATTCGCTACTAGTTGGGATTATGAAGAAGCTGTGTCACAGTACCATAGAGAAAGATTAGAGCACGCAGCAACTAAATGTTTAGCACTAAGTATAAGAAACAATGGAGTTAACTCACTTACCCCTAATAGTTGTATTGCAGAAGGTTGTGGCCATTCAGTAAGTATGTCACAGCTTAAGTTTCAGCCAAATATGGAAATAGGATGCCCTCTCGGCCTCACAGCATCAGAACAACCAGTAGATATTAAAGATAAAAATACTAACTTAAAGCTATCTGATCATAGACCATACCTCTAGTACCTTTATTAATCTCTCGCTTGATAACTTATCAGCTTAAGCGTTATACTTAAGGGTGTATAAGATTTATCTGATTGGTGGGAATAGATGAAGACTCGAATTGCTATTAACGGATTTGGCCGAATTGGTAGAACGGCTTTTAAAATTGCTCATCGAAGGAGCGATATTGAGATAGTTGCTATTAATGATCTTGGAGATCCTAATGCTCTAGCTCATTTGCTAAAGCACGACTCGACTTATCATAACTATAGTTGGTACAAAACTATTGAAGCTGGCGAAAAAGAGATTATTGTAGATGGTTTAAAGATTCCGGTTTATAGCGAAAAAGACCCTAATAATTTACCTTGGAAGAAGCTTGAAGTTGATATCGTTATAGAAAGCACTGGCTTTTTTACAGAGCCCAAAAAAGCAAAATCTCATTTAAAAGCTGGGGCCAAAAAAGTTATTATTTCTGCTCCCTGCAAAGGTGAGGGAGCTAAGACTGTCATACTAGGAGTTAACGATGGTGATCTTAGAAAAGATGATGTGGTTATCTCAAATGGCAGCTGCACTACTAACTGCGTCGCTCCCGTCTTAAAGATTTTAGAAGATGCTTTTGGAGTTAAGAAGTCAATGATGACTACTGTTCATAGTTATACCAACTCGCAGAGTCTACAAGATGGTGCTAAAAAAGATTTAAGAGAATCAAGAGCTGCTAGTGAAAATATTGTTCCGACTTCTACTGGAGCATCAAAAGCAGTCGGGGCCGCAATGCCAGAGACTAATGGATTATTTAATGGCTTAAGCATCAGAGTTCCGAATCCAGTAGTAAGTTTAATTGACTTAACTTTAATTACTAAAAAGAAAGTTACTAAAGAAGAAGTTAACGAGACACTTATAAAAGCGGCTAGTCAAGCTAGATGGCAAGGAATTGTTACAACTACAGATGAGGAGCTAGTTTCTAGTGATTTTATTGGGAATAGCCATTCAGCCATTGTCGACCTACCCCTTACTGACGTAGTTGATGGAGACCTGGTTAAAGTTGTTGCTTGGTACGACAACGAGTGGGGCTACAGTAATAGATTAGTTGAGATATGTGTTGATGCTAATAATCTTTAGACTAACAATATCTAGCTAAGTATAATAATCATAATAGAGTAATTTAATACAACAATTAAATTACTCTATTAATCTCTTCAATAGTTGTCTCGCCGGCAAGGCATTTTAAGAGTCCAGCTTGATACATGGTTATCATCCCTTGCCTCTTCGCGGCATCTTCAAGCTGCTGGGATGTTGGTAATACTTCTTCGTTTAACAAAGCTCTTATTTCGTCACCGATAGTTAGCTCCTCTATGATCGAGGTCCTGCCTTTATAGCCAAAAGGATTTTCTTCTGATTTACCTGGTTTATACAATTGAAAGTTATTAAGATCTTGAGCTGGCTTAATGTCTGCTGGCAAATCTTTTAAATGCTCTTGGAAGTGTTTTATTATATTAGGCTCTGGCTGATAAGGAGTGCGAGTAGCGGGATCCAAACTTCTTACTAAGCGCTGAGAAATTATTAGCTTTACTGCAGAAGCAAATATAGGGTTTCTTCCCACAAGACCTAGCATTCTGCTCATAGCAGCTGAAGCTGAGGAAGCGTGGAAAGTTGATAATACTAGATGCCCAGTGATGGATGCTTGTAGGGCAGTATGGGCAGTGTCCTCGTCACGGATCTCACCGACCATAATGACATCAGGGTCAAGGCGTAAGACTGCCCTAAGCTTACTGGCAAAGCTATCACCACTTCTTGTGTCTACCGGGATTTGACTCATCCCATCTAGGCCGTATTCGACAGGGTCTTCCAGGGTCATTAATTTCTTCTCTGGAGTATTAAGCCTCATCAACACAGAGTACAGCGTGGTTGTCTTACCAGACCCAGTTGGGCCTACTACTAGGACCATTCCGTGAGGGTGAGATATAACGTTATCAATTGGTGCACGCTCCCTTGAGTCGAGACCAAGCTTATCCAGGTCGAGTAAGTCGACATCAAAGTTAAAAAGACGCAGGACTGCATCCTGGCCATAAACAGTAGGAACCGTTTCTATACGCATGTTTAGAATGTCTTCTTGACCTTCTGGAGAAGTGACTCTCTCTGAAAGGTGACTAGTTTGAGCATCGTTTGAGCTTGAAGAGATGCCTGCCCTAACTGCAATACTCTGTTGCACATGATAGTACTTTTGGTGGGTTAATACTGCGATAACATGCAGCATGCCATCAATACGGAATCGTACTCTTACAAAATCTCGAGCATTTTCGAAGTGGATATCAGACGCTGAGAGCTTATAGGCTTGGTTAATTATGTAGCTTAGAAGATCATCACTATTAACTTCTTGCAGGGTTTTAGAGACCTGCATCATATTATCACTAGAACCGTAGTTACTAATATCAATGTCTTCGTAATTAATAACTTTTGGTGGATCATAAACCTGCATTAGCTCTCGCCAACCAGATTCTGAAATCATATTAATTACAATACGGTGATCTTGAAAACGACTCTTCAAAGTACTAATAACACTCTGAGGAGTTCGATTAGTAATAGCAAAAGTATATGTGCCTACATCACCAGAAAGAATAGTGATATAGTCTTTATACATCTCTGACACTGTTAGGATGTCTTTGGATGGACCATTAGGCAGTTTATAGCCACGAGTATCTAGATACTGATAGCCAAGAAGACTCGCACGGCGCTTAGTGGCAGCCTCGTCACCCTCGCGGAAACGCTGTTCGTCTCTTTGTTGATTGCCTACTATTGATGCCCCACCCAAAGGATTCATAATTTAGATATTAAAGCTTAAGCTTTAATTATAGCACTAAAACAAGCTTCGGTAGTTGCAACAGTAGTTTATTTGTCACCCGTATTGTGGCTAGAACGCCTTCTAGATTTTATTAGGTAGAATGTAGAGAATATGCCTCCGGCAACTAGCAGGGTAATAAACCCGGCCGTAACTCCAGTTGCAGGTATGCCGACTGTTGGCTTATCAAAAGTTATCTTTACAAAACATTTAGCACTATTACCTAGGTCATCTTCTCTTAAGAAGACATAGTTCTCTTCTTTATCACTATTTTGCGTGGGGGTATAGACAATTCTTTTACCAGCTTCATCAAGAGTTGATGTACCCCTTACTGGGTTAGTTAATAGCTTACTCTTGCACATCTCTGGAATATTATTGATTGTACAGGGTTGCCCAACCTTAGTATGGCACTCAACGTAGACATCTGGAAGGTTAACTTCTTCGGCTGTACCAAAAGTCCAGTCTAGCTCTGCTATTGATTTTGCTGGATATCCTTCAATCTTAAAGACGTTAGTTTCTTTAGTTTCGTAATCAATAATAGTTATTTCATTTCCAGAGCTGTTCCCAACTGCTAATTTCTTACCGTTTGGCGACCACGTCCATGATGGGTTAGTAGTGGTGAAGCTTTTAAAGGGGGCTGGCATCTGTGTAGGGGCTGGTTGAGATATATCAAAAATAAATAGAACTGCTCCACTACCCGCGCTTACAGCAACTAAGTCCTTGTCTGGGTGGGGTCCAAATTGGGGAGATGCACCAAAATTACTTTGAGGGGACTGCCAGATGAGTTGCTTGCTAGTTACCTCATAAACTTTAACTACACTATCTCCGCTTCCACTTGTACCGCCATCAGTAAATACTATCTTTGTACTATCGTGGTTCCAGTATGGTTCTCCGCTACCAGCTAGTGCCAGAATACTTAAGTTACTAACCTGATTATTGGCTAAATTATAATCAGCAGTAACAATTTCTGACCCTACATCTCCATCTAGCATAAGAAATGCTACTTTTGTTCCGTCAGGGCTAAACGACGCGTCAAATAAAGGACATCTGTTGTCGTTATCCGTACAGATGCTTGTACCGAGTGCGCTACTCGTATTGTCCATAAGCAGCTGTCTACCTGTTCCATCACTGTTTGTTGTGTAAAGTGAGTGAGCGGTGCTGTTACCGGCTTGATCTGGGCTTGGGCTATCAAAGATCACTTTTGTTCCACTTGGATGCCATTGGGGGTTACCATCGTGTCGATCATCATCAGTAAGCTTTCTTGGGTTTGTCCCGTCAAAGTTTGAGGTCCAAAGATCTGACTCAGGGTCATTTATATCTGCACTATACCACACAAAACGACCGTTATATTGATTATAAGCGCTGGTTGCATTAGTAGTTTTCTGGAATGATGAACTGACTAGCAGTAGAGAAAAACTTAAAAAAAGTAATCTTTTGGTAAGATTTGATAATCTTTTGTAAGCAAACATAAAAGCTCCGAACTTGTTAAATGGTTTAAGTAGTTCGAAGCTAGGATAAATCCTACATGACTATCTGTTTAATCAAGGATTATACATATAGGTTCAAAATTAGACAATAACCTAGCAAAAAACTGAGCTACCAACTAGTTGTTTTTGAGATAGCGCATAAGTACGGGGACTATTCTATCTTCGTTGAACTCTCCGGTATCAATAGCTTCTAGAATTTGCTCTTTAGTTAAATCTACTGGCTTTACAATCTCTGAACCATGCAAATTCTGCTTACCAACTTGAAAATCTGACACCTCAAAGACATATAAGTCCCACTCTACAGTAGCGCCAAGTACGGCTTTTTCTATCAACTTAGTTTGTTTAGGGTTCAAAACCCCCAACTCTTCTTCTGCCTCTTGGATAACTGACCGTTTAATTTCATCCTCTAAGCTATTGCCAGACTCTAAGAATAGAGAATACTCTTTTAGAGTTCTGAATACTTTCCCGCCGGGGAGTCTGTAGCCTTCGCTTTGATGTTCATGGCGGAATTCTCTACTAAGCTTATAGGTGCCGTCTGGATTTTTAATAATTAGCCTAACGCCAGGAGTCCGACGAGCAGTCTCCCAAGTCTCAGTCCCATCTGGGCTTAGCGTCTGGACTATCCAGAAAGTCTTACCTTCGTATACGATCTTTTCTTTTGACATGTTTACTTAGCGTATTCTACTGCGCGAGTTTCGCGGACTACATTTACCTTAATTGTACCAGGGTAACTCATAGTGCTTTCAATTTTATTAGCTATCTCTTTAGCGAGCTTGATTGCAGTTAAGTCATCAACAATTTTGCTTTCTACAATTACTCTAACTTCGCGTCCTGCAGTTATCGCGTAGGCTTTATCTACACCTTTAAAACCGTTGGCAATGTTTTCGAGTTCTTTCATTCTTTGGGAGAAGTTCTCAGCAGAGATATTGCGAGCTCCAGGACGGGCAGCAGATAGTGAGTCTACCACTCTTACGACCATAGCCTCTGGAGTTGTTGCATCGATATCTTCGTGATGAGCCTCGGCCGCATGGGCAATTTCCTCTCCCATCCCGAACTTACGCAAAAGTTCTCCAGAAATATGATGGTGCTTCCCTTCAATCTTGTGTGATAATGCTTTACCTAAATCGTGGAGTAAAGCAGCAGTTTTTGTAATGCGGACATCTGCGCCTACTTCTTCTGCGATGATAGAGGCAATATGTGCCATTTCGGTTGAGTGCTTAAGGACGTTTTGTCCGTATGAGGTTCTAAACTTAAGTTCTCCAAGATGCTTCATAATCTCTGG
This window harbors:
- a CDS encoding inorganic diphosphatase, with product MMNFHDILETGDYQNGIVNTVIEIPKGSVLKLEYEAERGCFFVDRVEPSIFPKPANYGFIPKTLDEDGDALDTLVVTVEPVPTGAVMEVKILGVLNFEDDGEMDYKIICVASDDRTENKRLESLDDLGEQWKKEVEFHFNHYKDLKKPGTTKVLGYGDAEEAKKIIAESIERWNNK
- the gap gene encoding type I glyceraldehyde-3-phosphate dehydrogenase, producing MKTRIAINGFGRIGRTAFKIAHRRSDIEIVAINDLGDPNALAHLLKHDSTYHNYSWYKTIEAGEKEIIVDGLKIPVYSEKDPNNLPWKKLEVDIVIESTGFFTEPKKAKSHLKAGAKKVIISAPCKGEGAKTVILGVNDGDLRKDDVVISNGSCTTNCVAPVLKILEDAFGVKKSMMTTVHSYTNSQSLQDGAKKDLRESRAASENIVPTSTGASKAVGAAMPETNGLFNGLSIRVPNPVVSLIDLTLITKKKVTKEEVNETLIKAASQARWQGIVTTTDEELVSSDFIGNSHSAIVDLPLTDVVDGDLVKVVAWYDNEWGYSNRLVEICVDANNL
- a CDS encoding NUDIX domain-containing protein, whose product is MNSHELNKIVNTPELDVVRVVSLRNNSSEVLLVQEVDDINWKLPGGKIHEAETIFEAFEREIEEELGFKPTREMIVNYVSANIPDSENIRHIFLINEVDESSIIQTEEVAEARYFNLEELPETKFSGHISSAVKLIIK
- the rplS gene encoding 50S ribosomal protein L19; the protein is MNQKVLEVANKFKKHAVVDVRTGDVVRVSQRIKEGSKERVQVFEGLVIRVRNKNGIANSILVRKLASGVWVEKGFMLNAPSVEKVEVVRRQKVRRNYLTYMRERAGKNTRLKSATKFDHTAVNTLPEKPVEKVEEPKEEVN
- the rpmG gene encoding 50S ribosomal protein L33; its protein translation is MAKKSKGKKSSKRKIVGLVCEESGHRHYYTTKGPNVTEKLRLRKYNPVLRKMTWYLETKKNLGRNEAPKR
- a CDS encoding DUF4389 domain-containing protein — encoded protein: MDYPVQLDRFTTFFRILWSVPILILLSILTSSGREVFVNEAGKQMTTSGGSIAGGLSAATALMIVFRQKYPKWWYNFALELNRFMARVGAYLLLLTDKYPSTDENQSVYLDVDYPNVEKELNRWLPLVKWLLAIPHYVVLIFLLIGVFFSTLIAWFVILFTGRYPRGLFDYVVGVGRWIMRVNAYAFLLTTDEYPPFSLK
- the tadA gene encoding Flp pilus assembly complex ATPase component TadA, encoding MNPLGGASIVGNQQRDEQRFREGDEAATKRRASLLGYQYLDTRGYKLPNGPSKDILTVSEMYKDYITILSGDVGTYTFAITNRTPQSVISTLKSRFQDHRIVINMISESGWRELMQVYDPPKVINYEDIDISNYGSSDNMMQVSKTLQEVNSDDLLSYIINQAYKLSASDIHFENARDFVRVRFRIDGMLHVIAVLTHQKYYHVQQSIAVRAGISSSSNDAQTSHLSERVTSPEGQEDILNMRIETVPTVYGQDAVLRLFNFDVDLLDLDKLGLDSRERAPIDNVISHPHGMVLVVGPTGSGKTTTLYSVLMRLNTPEKKLMTLEDPVEYGLDGMSQIPVDTRSGDSFASKLRAVLRLDPDVIMVGEIRDEDTAHTALQASITGHLVLSTFHASSASAAMSRMLGLVGRNPIFASAVKLIISQRLVRSLDPATRTPYQPEPNIIKHFQEHLKDLPADIKPAQDLNNFQLYKPGKSEENPFGYKGRTSIIEELTIGDEIRALLNEEVLPTSQQLEDAAKRQGMITMYQAGLLKCLAGETTIEEINRVI